From a single Nocardioides panacis genomic region:
- a CDS encoding ATP-binding protein, with product MTNNPASGNPQALSAFGMLPPMPANWAITETVEDALFAFNITDNEADIACFDGQSGAGKTSTASWAARQSHRDWRYCTLPLNGNRKDLLSVVYRAVFRIERVPSADHMFNSLIHRLSVGDIGIIADEAHHLGLRGVQHLRYLWDGVVNRGSRFPMLLVGCDVEPAIESATEVRRRIRRWVHFDEALSDETAVLIASTMHPRLAVTKRELIHRMNNRLAGASIGGWENIAIHIDYLTATPTSGKAQPLTAKDAERIARILHGGAAA from the coding sequence ATGACGAACAACCCCGCATCAGGCAACCCGCAGGCGCTCAGCGCGTTCGGGATGCTCCCGCCCATGCCCGCCAACTGGGCTATCACCGAGACCGTCGAGGACGCCCTGTTTGCCTTCAACATCACAGACAACGAGGCCGACATCGCTTGTTTCGACGGTCAGTCAGGCGCTGGGAAGACGAGCACTGCTTCGTGGGCGGCACGCCAGTCCCACCGCGACTGGCGCTACTGCACGCTGCCGCTGAACGGAAACCGCAAGGACCTGCTCAGCGTCGTGTACCGGGCCGTGTTCCGCATCGAGCGCGTCCCTAGCGCCGACCACATGTTCAACAGCCTCATCCACCGGCTCTCTGTCGGAGACATCGGCATCATCGCTGACGAAGCGCACCACCTTGGGCTACGTGGGGTCCAGCACCTGCGCTACCTGTGGGACGGCGTCGTCAACCGGGGCAGCCGGTTCCCCATGCTCCTCGTCGGCTGCGACGTTGAACCCGCCATCGAAAGCGCGACCGAGGTTCGCCGCCGCATCCGCCGCTGGGTTCACTTCGATGAGGCGCTCAGCGACGAGACCGCCGTACTCATCGCGTCCACCATGCACCCTCGCCTCGCCGTCACTAAGCGAGAACTCATTCACCGCATGAACAATCGCCTGGCCGGAGCGAGCATCGGCGGCTGGGAGAACATCGCCATCCACATCGACTACCTCACCGCCACGCCTACCAGCGGAAAAGCGCAGCCGCTAACAGCCAAGGACGCCGAACGGATCGCGCGGATCCTTCACGGTGGGGCCGCAGCATGA
- a CDS encoding Mu transposase C-terminal domain-containing protein has product MNEQAIRAAMTQQIERTVLKGRVQWDRRFYHLDGERTDPDDSESDRWRSRLEGKKVLVRFLPARYEYVEIYTTDGQYVTKAAWSRYVDPADAADQAADRRAATKTLSTSLEAIAAQEVASKAALVHEALGDQIDDDSDFVTRTQPKPNSKKRAKAETPAAKKRRERAEERAAEIRAENREVMTARRTGTDDWF; this is encoded by the coding sequence ATGAACGAGCAGGCCATTCGGGCTGCCATGACTCAGCAGATCGAGCGCACCGTCCTGAAGGGCCGCGTCCAGTGGGATCGCCGGTTCTACCACCTCGACGGAGAACGTACGGACCCCGACGACAGCGAAAGCGACCGCTGGCGCTCCCGCTTGGAAGGCAAGAAGGTCCTCGTCCGGTTCCTTCCCGCCCGCTACGAGTACGTCGAGATCTACACCACGGACGGTCAGTACGTGACCAAGGCGGCGTGGTCTCGCTATGTCGACCCCGCCGATGCCGCTGACCAAGCCGCCGACCGTCGGGCTGCCACCAAGACCCTCAGCACGTCGCTGGAGGCCATCGCCGCACAAGAAGTGGCCTCCAAGGCGGCGCTCGTGCACGAAGCGCTCGGAGACCAGATCGATGACGACAGCGACTTCGTCACCCGGACGCAACCCAAGCCCAATTCCAAGAAGCGCGCCAAGGCCGAGACGCCCGCCGCAAAGAAGCGTCGGGAGCGGGCCGAGGAACGCGCCGCCGAGATTCGCGCGGAGAACCGGGAAGTCATGACTGCCCGCCGCACCGGAACCGACGACTGGTTCTAA